DNA from Toxoplasma gondii ME49 chromosome X, whole genome shotgun sequence:
TTTTGTATAGTAAAGATATCTTCAGAGTCCTGGAGGGTTTATAAACTTTTTATGGAGAGTTTAcactacgagttggactatTGGTTTAGATCTCAAAGATGAACGCCGTGTATCCGTATTGCCAAAAGACTTTGTTTGCAAGCTGGACgaatatcatgatattcacTGTGATAATCTCTTTCCCTCGTTCTTTTGTCTTCCATCGGTGTGCTATAAATCTAAATCCATCATATAATTAAGGATTCGTAGTTGCAGTGACCATTGCACTCCAAATAATCACAAGTACCACTCTAGCGTTTAGATACACTTCAGAAGCAACAGTACTTAATTCGACATATCACGCTCACTCTTGCCGTACATAATACTCTTATCACCCCGTGCTGATTGAGGAAGTCAAAGTTACCAGGGACGTTTGTACCAGCCTAACTAAAGTCCTGATGTCTTTTTGCGGTGTATATAAATCTGAGAACGATGGTCAAGCTCCTCGTTTCTATTTGGCTCGCTGCGTACTTGGGATCAGACCAAAAAAACTTCACCCATGGTACTAGGAACTAGGAGACTGCATCTGCTCTTGAAAAAACGTCTAGACAACGTATTGTAATTGCCACGTTGTAGGTacttcttgtctctgtacagCTGCCGGTCTGGTGGAACGATCACACCCAGATAACTCGGTCCCAAGGTAGACTCCTGGTCTTGGTAAAGttgggtggtggtgtacagcagtCCTATTGAGCTTGGTTGCCTGTATCTCGTAGCTGGagtgtctcgtctctccttccaaACAATTTTCATAAACATCCGAAAGTCTGCACGTTTGCGATGAAAAATCAGTATATGTGCAGTTTGTATACAGACGTTGGCTTTCCAAATATACGCTGGATACCGCCTAGTCCCCCGTAGTAAACTCAGTCAGCCAGTGGCAGAAATACTCTGACTTCAGTTTCTCCACATCGAGAGCGTTCCAGATGTAATCTGGAACGATTCGTACCCTCTCAGGAGAGTTGATACTTTCTAAAAGTGAATTTCAAGTTTTCGTTTTCGAGCTGGGGAGCATGTTGAGCTAAACGTGAGGGAATGCGAACTGCCAAAGATGAAGCGAACCTGATAgttcggagacagcaggaaggGAGTAGCGTATACTGAAAAAGACCCCAATTACGAGATGCGACAACCCACGTGTTGTACTAGGTTCGAAATCCTATGTAAAGTTATCCAAAATACATTTGCCTCAAGACTAGCCGCACAGGGACCTCACCAGCTGACGGTCTTCGTAGGAGGCGCAAACTACTTACTTCTGAAGCAAGTAAAAGAACCAATCCTAGACACGCAGACAACTGCGAACGTCGGACTCGGCAGCGAGACACCCTCCACGGTTTCTTTCAGAAATGGGATAGGATGAAACGGCGCGTTTGTGTTCAAAAGTCGCAATCATTCGCACTTGCGCACACCACAAGACCATATCTCCTTTGCATGAGGCAAACGGGGTGCAATCGACGAAACAGATCTAGCTAACTGGCAAAACTCGACAggctcctgcatgcagccggaACAGACGCGCGCAAAGGCGGATCCTGGCTTCCGCATGCATCCAGAGAAGCGATGCTTCTCTTGGAAAACACCCTTTCGGAAGAGGGGCCAGCCACCAAAAAAAAATTGAGAGAAATCTCATCGAAAAACACAAAAGGTCTTTCAAACTGAAATTCACATTCTCCGTGCACGCAAAACTAATATTCTGGAACTCTTGTCtacacatatacgtatatgaatatacatacacttttatacatacgcatat
Protein-coding regions in this window:
- a CDS encoding hypothetical protein (encoded by transcript TGME49_226650~Predicted trans-membrane domain (TMHMM2.0):19-42): MDASSSLSFFSMELHIYIYIYMRICAWKYTPHCIYIYICVCIKVYVYSYTYMCRQEFQNISFACTENVNFSLKDLLCFSMRFLSIFFWWLAPLPKGCFPREASLLWMHAEARIRLCARLFRLHAGACRVLPVS